Genomic segment of Polycladomyces abyssicola:
CCGAATTGGTGCCTGTCGGTCCCGGAAACATCACTTTATAGTGAAGCTTTCGCGGCTTTAAAATGACATCATGAAATCGTTCCAGCAGTTTCTCTTTTGCTTCTGTCGCCATATCAAGACTGTGCGTAATACCATCATCCATCAAATAGTCGATCAGCTTGGCCTTGATCCGTTGATTATTGTGACCGTAGTTTAACGCTCCAGCACCGGCAAAAAAGTCGACATATTCCCGGCCGTCCCGATCCCACAGCTGATAGTCGCTCGCTTTTGCAAAGACAGTTGGAAAACTTCGACAGTAACTACGAACCTCTGATTCCAAAGTTTCAAAAACCTTCAATGGTGAACGTAATTCCTCTACAACTTTCACCAAATCCCCCCTGGTTAAGTTTGATAACGAAATGGTCCGATCCGAAATGTCATCTCCGACTCATGATTTCCCCCCGGAAACAGATGGGCGGGGAAACACTCCGAAACTTCGCAGCGCGTTGCAAAATCCCGTGCGAATCCCCGGAATAAAGCCTCGGATGAAAGATTCGACGGAGAGACAGTTGCTTCAAGGTAACGGACATTCTTGCAAGCTTCCCGACGGATCAACGCTTTCAGGAGTGCCTTTCCCAACCCTTTGCCCCGTTGAGACTCGGCCACCGCCACCTGCCACACAAAGAGGGTTTGCTGGTCTGCCGGTAGTCGAAACGCTGACACAAAACCGACGATTTGTCCCTCCTGTTCGGCCACCACACAAGTATCCGAAAAAAACTTGCACAGCATCAGATAACTGTAAGGGGAATTGACGTCCAACACTCCGGTATCCCTAACCAGGTGCCAGATACTGGTTCCATCCGCTACCTGCGGTTGGCGAAGCACTACTTTGTTCATCAACCCGGTTTCCAGATTTATCACCTCCTCACCAGTACCGACGGCTCGACACTATGCCAAAAACCTCACGCATAGCGCGTCATCGCCGATTGAAAAAGATAAGACCGGTGCAAACTTTCTCCCAGGAACCAAATTCCAAGGAAAAAGTCTGTACCGGTCCGTCTTGTGAAATCCGTATGGGTCAGGTAAAGACTCTGATCCGCTCTCTCTTGCATCGGAAACATCAGTCCGGTGCAAAAGGGCAGATCCCTTGGATCTCCCAGCTCCAGCCGACGAGGCTGGCTGGCGGGCAGGATGGCAGAAAAGTGCTTTACATCCCTTCCGGTGTCTAACCGGAATTCCCCCAACACTTGGTTCCCCCGTTTCCATCGAAATACGGGATATCTTTAATTGTCAAAATAAACATTTTTATTCAATAAATAGTTAATAATTTTCATATTCTTTATATTACCATATTCCCCGCAATTACTCACCGCCGATAAATTCCGTTATTTTCCAAACATACTTGTTCTCCTGTATTCAGATCGGATTAATTGATCTATGCTCCCTTTCACGCTTCATTCCACTGATATTCATCTCTAATTGGACATCGACCCTAAAGTCTGCTCACAGAAACTGCCCAAAAACTTACTTAAGCGTGGACTTTTCGGATGACTGTTACCAAAAATCTTTTCCGGGGGTCCTTCTTCCATAATTCGTCCTTCGTCAAAGAAAACGACCCGATCCGCCACTTCCCGGGCAAAACCCATTTCATGCGTAATTAACAACATCGCCATATTCCCTTCAGCAGCAATCTCCTTGATCACCCCGAGCACCTCGCCGACAAGCTCCGGGTCCAACGCAGATGTCACCTCATCAAACAACATGATCTTGGGTTGCATCACCAAGGCACGGGCAATCGCCACCCGTTGCTGCTGGCCGCCAGATAATTGTGATGGATAAGCGTCCATCTTATCCAGCAACCCCACTTTTTCAAGCATTGTTTTGGCCTGCTCTGTCGCTTCTTCCTTAGATAATCCCAATACCTTGATCGGAGCCTCCGTCACATTTCGTAAAATGTTCATGTGCGGAAACAGATTAAACTGCTGAAACACCATTCCAATTTTGCCGCGCACTTGATGCAGATGCTTTTCATCAGCCGGAACAAGCTTTCCACCCTTTTTTTTGTGCCAGAGCAACTCACCGTCTACTTCAATCGTCCCCGACGTCGGCCTTTCCAACGTCATCAAAATACGGGCAAATGTAGTCTTGCCGGACCCGCTCGGCCCAATGACTGCTACTTTTTCTGCCGGAGCCAAATCGAAATCGATTTCGTGTAATACTTGAGTCTCGCCATAAAACTTGCTGACCTTTCGGTAACGCACAATTGGTTCCGGTTGAACCGTAATGGATTTTATATTATCCGATTTCATACGCATAACCTCATTTCCCTCAGTTAATTAATCCTTTTTGATTGATTTTGAGCCTTGATTCCAAGCGTCGTACCAAGAGTGAGGAAAGGTAACTCAATATGAGGAAAAATACCCCCACAAGTGTAATGGGTTCCAAATAGCGGAATGAATTGGAGCCAATAATTTGTGCTTGACTCAGCAACTCAATCAGTGTGATTGCCGATAAAAGAGGCGTTTCTTTGAACATCACGATCAGATAGTTGCCCAATACGGGAACAATCGGCCGGATGGCCTGCGGGAGAATAATCCGCATCCACGTTTGTGATTTTGAAAAGTTGAGCGCGATGGCAGCTTCCCATTGCCCGCGCGGTACTGCATCAATCCCTGCCCTGTATACCTCCGACAGATAGGTGCTAAAGTGAATGCCCAATCCCAACACACCAGCCGTGAACGGAGACAACATCAACCCAAAATGAGGTGCCACATAAAAAATGAAGAACAACTGAACTAATGGCGGTGTGCTGCGCACAAATTCGACAAAACCGCCGGTCACCCATGACAAAAGTTTTACCTCAGACCGTCGTGCAAAGGCTAATAACAGGCCGCCGACAAGTGCAATCAAGAAAGAGACGACCGTTGCACTAATCGTAATCTTCAATGCATCGAGAAGTTGCGGTAAAATTTGCAAAGTAAATTTCCAAGACCATCCCACGTTAAGACCTCCCCGTTGAAAGTCTGCGCTCCAACCAGCGCACGCCCAACGTCAGCGGATATGCGACGAGAAAATACAGGATGAGCAACAGACCGAATATTTCAGGGGTATGCTGATTCATATTTGTCCGTAAGGTTGTCGCTTGAAATGTCATATCAGAAATCGTAATCAAGGAAACCAAGGAGGTTCCTTTCAACAATTCGATGAGGAGATTACCGAAAGATGGTAACATGATCCGAAACGCCTGCGGCAGGATCACACTTCGCATCCTTTGCCCCGGTGTCATGTTCAGCGCAATAGCCGCCTCGATCTGCCCCTTGGGGATAGCCAGTATCGAGCTGCGGACGATTTCTGATCCATACGCCCCAGCGTTAAGACCGAGTGCGAGCAAACCCGCTAAATCCGCCGGTAACCAGATGCCAAGCTGCGGCAGGACAAAATAAAGCCAAAACAATTGAACGAGCAAAGAGGTCCCGCGGAAAACTACAACAAAAACACTGCACACCACTCGGATCGGATAAAATCTCGACAGGCGTCCGAATCCTATTAAAAAGGAGACGAAAAAGGCCAATATGGCCGAATAGATCGTCAGCTGAACCGTAATTCCAAGCCCTTGCAGCAAAGCTGGCAATATTTTTTCGAAGACCCCGATCGAAATCACATCCTTTCCTGTTACGATTCAAACAAAAGTGTGTCTCGCATCAATCAGATTTTTGCCGGACACTTAAGGTTTGCACAGTTCTTCAGCCTTTTTATCGGGCAAGTTCTCTTCAGTGAATCCGAACGGCTCGAGAACATTCAATAATGCACCGGACTTTTTCATTTCCGCCAATTCTCGACTGAAGGCATCGCGAAATTGTTTATCTTCTTTTCGGAAGGCAGCCGCTCCATATCCCAGTACACTTTTTTCGTCCACAATCGGCTGTTTAAAGTCCTTCACTTCCTCGATATCTTGGGCACCGGTAGATTCCATCATGGCCCGTAAAGAAGGACCGGTCATCGTGATCGTATCCACCCGTCCGGATTCCAATGCGGAGATCGCGGAAGGCTGGTCCGGAACGATGATGATTTGATTCTCTTTCACACCTGATTTCTGCAAATAACTAACTTCAACCGCCCCCTTCATTACGGCGACCTTCACTTTCGGATTGGCGGCAATGTCTTTATAGCTGTGAAGATTCTTCGGATTGCCTTTTTTCACAGCGATAGCTTCCCCGATTTTGTATTCAGGGTCGGCAAACACCACTTCTTTGCAACGAGTCGGTGTAATGTACATCCCTGCGGTAATGACATCAAAACGACCTGATTTTAATCCGGGAATCAATGATCCAAAGTCCACCAAAACCGGCTCGATTTCGTTAATTCCCATTCTTTTAAAAACAGAGCGTGCAACCTCGACGGCCTCTCCCGTCACTTTACCAGTTTCATCTTTGTAAGCATAAGGTTTCTCATTGGCGAACCCGATTGTGACAACACCCTCTTCTTTCGCACGCTTGAGAGTATCCTGGCCATGCAATCCAAAATTAAGCCCGCATGCCGTTGCAGACACGATGAAAACCAGCAATATGACGACGTTCAAAAAACGTTTCTTTGACACCAAGCTTCCCCCTTTGTTTTGGATAGATCGATCGCTTCTCCCTCTCGCTGATGAGGGGCTCCATAGCCATAGCCTCATCACCTTTATTCCCCAAAAGAAAAATTCAAAACGGAATTTTACGTCTTGATCGACAAATCAAGCAACAATCATAACATCGGCATGAAAATAAGCCACCCGTTTCACGAGTGGCAATATGGGCTCAATTTTTGAATTTGTTTTGCTGGACTTCGGTCACCCGACTTTTATACTGTCATCCCCGAATAGCTACTTGCTCCTGCCGTTTCAGCCAGCCGATCAAAGTGTCAATAACCGAAGTGGATTGTTCGGAGTGAAGGATACGGTGCCCGAATTCGGGGAGAAGGAGCCACTCTTTTTCCTTTACTGTTAACGAGTCAAAAAACTGGCGAACGATATCCTCAGGGATCAAGGTATCATTTTTACCACAGATACACAGGGTGGGAACGGTGATTCTGGCCACGTTTTGCAACGCTTCTTCAGTTTGGACAAGCAGCTGCTGAATCCAACGGAAGGAATATTTGAGGGGGATCAACGGGTCTACCAACTTGGTTTGAACATTATAGGTCACAAACGACTTCAGCCTCGGAATGCGTTGCGCTTTTTTTATCAAGCCATATGGATTGACACTGAATGAAGGCGCTACCCGGCTGATGATGGAGATCAACCGCTTCACAGAGATCGGGACGTGAATCCGCAAACCTAGAGCAGGAGCGGATAAAACAATACCGTCGACATGATCAGGCCGGTGTTGGACATAACGGGCAACGATCAACCCTCCCAAGCTGTGTCCGATCAAGTAAATACGGCGATTTCCCAGTTTTTTCCTGAATACATGCACCAGCTGGTCCAGATCATTCAGGTATTCATGAAAATGTGTGATATGACCGCATCTTCCTTCAGAACAGCCAAATCCTCGCAAATCATACAAAACCAAACCGAATCCATCCCGAATAAACCTTTCCCCCAAATGTTCGTATAATCCCAAGTGCTCACCCGCACCATGTACCAACACCGCGACACCGCGGGATTCATGAGGAAGCCACGTCCGATACCGAAGATGAACCCCATCCCATGTACATAGCCTGTCCTCATAGTTCTCTACAGACACCCCGACAGACACTTCGCCGTCCTCCCGTGAACAAATCTCCATCATCCAGTATGTACAATTCACGGGAAAATCCATTTTACAGTTTTTTCATTTCCTGAAGCGCTTCTTTATTATCATCACGATGATGCGAATAGAAAAAAATGGATTACTCAATATACACGCAAACACAAAAAATAATTTTGGCATAACCAAAAAGGGGGATTCATATGGCTTTTGTCAAGAATTGGTGGGAGTATGTTTTGGAGCGGCTGAGAAATTGGTTGTTTCAAGAGTATACGCGTTGGGGTACAGAAGCCAATCATTTGCCCCGAAAAGCGAAACAACCACAGGAATAAATCGTGCAAAACAAAAAACCCTCGATCGACTCGAGGGTTTTTTGTTTTGGTGGAGCTGAGCGGGCTCGAACCGCCGACCTCTACACTGCCAGTGTAGCGCTCTCCCAGCTGAGCTACAGCCCCGTGTTTTGAATTTGTCTCAACCGCTGACGAAGATTAGTTTATAACATGTCCATGAGAAAGTCAAGCACTTTT
This window contains:
- the ectA gene encoding diaminobutyrate acetyltransferase, encoding MNKVVLRQPQVADGTSIWHLVRDTGVLDVNSPYSYLMLCKFFSDTCVVAEQEGQIVGFVSAFRLPADQQTLFVWQVAVAESQRGKGLGKALLKALIRREACKNVRYLEATVSPSNLSSEALFRGFARDFATRCEVSECFPAHLFPGGNHESEMTFRIGPFRYQT
- the ehuA gene encoding ectoine/hydroxyectoine ABC transporter ATP-binding protein EhuA gives rise to the protein MKSDNIKSITVQPEPIVRYRKVSKFYGETQVLHEIDFDLAPAEKVAVIGPSGSGKTTFARILMTLERPTSGTIEVDGELLWHKKKGGKLVPADEKHLHQVRGKIGMVFQQFNLFPHMNILRNVTEAPIKVLGLSKEEATEQAKTMLEKVGLLDKMDAYPSQLSGGQQQRVAIARALVMQPKIMLFDEVTSALDPELVGEVLGVIKEIAAEGNMAMLLITHEMGFAREVADRVVFFDEGRIMEEGPPEKIFGNSHPKSPRLSKFLGSFCEQTLGSMSN
- the ehuD gene encoding ectoine/hydroxyectoine ABC transporter permease subunit EhuD → MGWSWKFTLQILPQLLDALKITISATVVSFLIALVGGLLLAFARRSEVKLLSWVTGGFVEFVRSTPPLVQLFFIFYVAPHFGLMLSPFTAGVLGLGIHFSTYLSEVYRAGIDAVPRGQWEAAIALNFSKSQTWMRIILPQAIRPIVPVLGNYLIVMFKETPLLSAITLIELLSQAQIIGSNSFRYLEPITLVGVFFLILSYLSSLLVRRLESRLKINQKGLIN
- the ehuC gene encoding ectoine/hydroxyectoine ABC transporter permease subunit EhuC; its protein translation is MISIGVFEKILPALLQGLGITVQLTIYSAILAFFVSFLIGFGRLSRFYPIRVVCSVFVVVFRGTSLLVQLFWLYFVLPQLGIWLPADLAGLLALGLNAGAYGSEIVRSSILAIPKGQIEAAIALNMTPGQRMRSVILPQAFRIMLPSFGNLLIELLKGTSLVSLITISDMTFQATTLRTNMNQHTPEIFGLLLILYFLVAYPLTLGVRWLERRLSTGRS
- the ehuB gene encoding ectoine/hydroxyectoine ABC transporter substrate-binding protein EhuB, which translates into the protein MSATACGLNFGLHGQDTLKRAKEEGVVTIGFANEKPYAYKDETGKVTGEAVEVARSVFKRMGINEIEPVLVDFGSLIPGLKSGRFDVITAGMYITPTRCKEVVFADPEYKIGEAIAVKKGNPKNLHSYKDIAANPKVKVAVMKGAVEVSYLQKSGVKENQIIIVPDQPSAISALESGRVDTITMTGPSLRAMMESTGAQDIEEVKDFKQPIVDEKSVLGYGAAAFRKEDKQFRDAFSRELAEMKKSGALLNVLEPFGFTEENLPDKKAEELCKP
- a CDS encoding alpha/beta hydrolase, giving the protein MSVGVSVENYEDRLCTWDGVHLRYRTWLPHESRGVAVLVHGAGEHLGLYEHLGERFIRDGFGLVLYDLRGFGCSEGRCGHITHFHEYLNDLDQLVHVFRKKLGNRRIYLIGHSLGGLIVARYVQHRPDHVDGIVLSAPALGLRIHVPISVKRLISIISRVAPSFSVNPYGLIKKAQRIPRLKSFVTYNVQTKLVDPLIPLKYSFRWIQQLLVQTEEALQNVARITVPTLCICGKNDTLIPEDIVRQFFDSLTVKEKEWLLLPEFGHRILHSEQSTSVIDTLIGWLKRQEQVAIRG